One window from the genome of Cottoperca gobio chromosome 15, fCotGob3.1, whole genome shotgun sequence encodes:
- the washc2c gene encoding WASH complex subunit 2 isoform X1 codes for MSGLPGGIANGPNRSEHLKKDVQIWERPWTLEEMRQNSANWSLAADSGLFLFLQDFSQRMLSKTHDIEKQLDSLIRDTKNTDSCLHSVFNDFLMLSNTQFIENRVYDEEVEETIPKAEALEKQPEQEKTREQKEAELIPKMQEAVNHGLRVLESAFEHLDIKAGNSDSEDEEVPDRLEAILEPKDLYVDRPLPYLIGSQAFMEQEDVGLGDLSSDEMSVDSDRDSVVESEDGKDAHSDEDFNQEENEGHNNIRKKSSMLSYDDDEEEEDEDSDIFGESDRDEDDDDTKNTGQSSFADELAARIKGEPVNKPEGDRASLTSKKKSKSRKETKPAKPEAAEDDSDDMFKPPKMDDDDFSPFGGKSGLFSGGKGLFDDEDEGDLFSDAPNPPVSQEKRVLNESMKSPAQTAESNKPAKKIPVGGVSIFPDNTLFSSGNKSDSVESKENGTPAPKINAASKHVPTAAGVGGGGGGGLFDEEEDEDEDDDFFSGKSLNKSDSAGQMKPKKAIDLFDEDDEGGDIFSEKYSAPTPSQSKKKIVEEQVKPPEKKLPAGAISMFGPETQSLLSEGLKKRQPSTSEESEKSEESGPPPDAAKAAVKQTRKPLTRGLFSDDEDTQGSPTIPRSQSKPEPTSLGKTSGLSLLFDDEEEEDLFASAAKSKAKPNQTKASTPQPSKAVSSSLFSDDEDQWMSSESSAGKPEVKTGGMKPSASAPSSLPSATMSHKSSLFDNDDDDLFTPTTESSQKFQRVALLFEDEGNDDDDEDKGSLFGIKPAVDTNAAAPTPAVASQSSSPLEKSEEVLVSGLAEEDKPSEQQKPATKTREPLPSAPSPEIGRSKKKPVGGVSLFGGINILANKQTKSPLDDVDNDDSFLSDDSTLPNDKEEEKKEEKVKINTVSLFDDEEEDESEWNEPIVTPSKPTASDTLKPTEERPQAKSTGVFQDEELLFSQTQQKDNDPDVDLFATSGKAASSKLSSVKPAAQSLFADEDEDDLFSSIKQKAPSPAVAEKPSKPNDRAPLASPESVSEIQKPAPRPVKPKDSSSRIGKLQANLMINPAALLPGAVPSMPGAISSSSGVSSLSPSPATTPVGAQTDRDGGVSFDTPVQVATLQSAHKNRAKGSLQRRPQSRVGRQLAAQRSSTDKEEEAVGGDVPRLNPILSGLALPPPDKSSQTRASPTLPNSAASAALPAPSPALSSVSEISRPSVLTLPVSANAAQKDSSKDSSSSKVLPFSDEEDLFGSDNLFGATSVTNTPSTRQTTKTTQPQATSSSSSSSSSSSSSSSSSSGVKTDTTTPPSIFDANTDDLFQKMKPRSTTKKAKALSYLEEDDDDEDIFGVSNRSTPTSTSSKEIKNGSSFSKQDIFQDEVATVHEVHKKHKEKTLDARLFDDNIDIFADLTDTFKPKQKSKTKGETKSIFDDDMDDIFSPSPAKPVTKAPHKSKKTPPSQETSTAADSSNIFDDPLNALGGN; via the exons ATGAGCGGGTTGCCGGGGGGAATAGCAAATGGCCCAAACCGGAGTGAACACTTAAAGAAAGATGTTCAGATTTGGGAGAGACCCTGGACTCTTGAAGAGATGCGGCAGAACAGTGCCAACTGGTCCTTGGCAGCCGACTCGGGG CTCTTCCTGTTCCTCCAAGACTTCTCCCAGAGAATGCTGTCAAAGACGCATGATATTGAAAAGCAGTTGGACAGTCTGATCCGTGACACCAAGAACACAGATAGCTGCTTGCACTCTGTCTTTAACGACTTTCTCATGCTTTCCAATACACAgtttatagaaaat AGAGTGTATGATGAAGAGGTAGAAGAGACTATTCCCAAAGCTGAGGCTTTGGAGAAGCAGCCTGAGCAG GAGAAGACTCGAGAGCAGAAAGAGGCAGAGTTGATCCCAAAGATGCAGGAAGCTGTAAACCATGGTCTGAGAGTGCTTGAGTCAGCCTTTGAGCATCTGGACATCAAAGCAGGAAACTCTGATTCAGAGGACGAGGAGGTCCCCGACAGACTGGAGGCCATCCTGGAACCGAAG GATCTTTATGTGGATAGGCCACTTCCATATCTGATTGGTTCCCAGGCCTTCATGGAACAGGAGGACGTTGGACTTGGTGACCTCTCAAGTGATG AAATGTCAGttgacagtgacagagacagtGTTGTTGAGAGCGAAGACGGCAAAGATGCA CATTCAGATGAGGACTTTAATCAGGAGGAGAATGAAGGTCACAATAATATTAGGAAG AAGTCATCCATGTTGAGTTATGacgatgatgaagaggaggaggatgaggattcAGACATATTCGGAGAATCGGACAGGGACGAGGATGACGACGACACAAAG AACACAGGACAATCGTCTTTTGCTGATGAGCTGGCAGCCCGAATCAAAGGTGAACCAGTTAACAAGCCAGAAGGAGATCGCGCAT CATTGACATCtaagaagaaaagtaaaagcagGAAAGAAACAAAGCCTGCAAAGCCAGAGG CAGCCGAAGACGACAGCGATGACATGTTTAAGCCACCGAAGATGGATGATGATGACTTCTCCCCATTTGGAGGGAAAAGTGGCCTCTTCAGTGGAGGGAAAGGCCTGTTTGACGATGAAGACGAG GGTGATCTGTTCTCTGATGCACCGAACCCTCCTGTGTCCCAAGAGAAAAGGGTGTTGAATGAAAGCATGAAAAGCCCAGCTCAAACTGCAG aaTCTAACAAACCTGCAAAGAAGATTCCAGTGGGTGGCGTTTCAATATTCCCAG ATAACACTTTGTTCAGTTCAGGGAATAAATCTGATTCAGTAGAGAGCAAAGAGAACGGGACTCCAGCTCCTAAGATCAATGCTGCCTCCAAACACGTTCCTACAGCAGctggtgttggtggtggaggaggaggtgggctgtttgatgaagaggaggatgaggacgaGGATGATGACTTCTTCAGTGGTAAAAGCCTGAACAAGTCTGATtctg CTGGACAGATGAAGCCCAAGAAAGCTATTGACCTTTTCGATGAAGACGATGAGGGTGGTGACATATTCAGTGAAAAGTACAGCGCGCCAACTCCATCTCAGAGCAAGAAGAAGATAGTGGAAGAGCAGGTTAAACCACCTGAGAAAAAG CTGCCAGCAGGGGCCATCTCTATGTTTGGACCCGAGACTCAAAGCTTGCTCAGCGAGGGCCTGAAAAAACGTCAGCCATCTACCAGCGAGGAGTCTGAGAAATCTGAGGAG AGCGGGCCGCCTCCAGATGCTGCGAAGGCTGCTGTCAAGCAGACTCGGAAACCCCTGACCAGAGGCCTCTTCTCTGATGACGAAGACACCCAG GGATCTCCAACTATCCCTCGGAGCCAGTCTAAGCCTGAACCTACAAGCCTGGGCAAAACCAGCGGtttgtcattattatttgatgatgaggaagaagag GATCTTTTTGCATCCGCAGCGAAGTCTAAAGCAAAACCTAATCAAACTAAAGCCTCCACACCTCAACCCAGTAAGGCTGTGTCCAGCTCCCTCTTCAGTGATGATGAG GACCAGTGGATGAGTTCTGAAAGTAGTGCGGGGAAGCCAGAGGTGAAGACAGGAGGGATGAAGCCCAGTGCCAGTGCCCCCTCCAGTCTCCCCAGTGCCACAATGTCTCACAAAAGCAGCCTctttgataatgatgatgatgacctGTTTACTCCAACAACAGAGTCAAG TCAGAAGTTTCAGAGAGTGGCTCTCTTGTTTGAAGATGAgggtaatgatgatgatgatgaagataaagGATCCCTCTTTGGCATCAAACCTGCTGTCGACACAAACGCTGCAGCCCCA ACACCTGCTGTGGCCTCTCAGTCGTCCTCCCCGTTAGAGAAATCAGAGGAGGTTTTAGTTTCCGGGCTTGCAGAGGAGGACAAGCCTTCAGAGCAGCAGAAACCGGCAACAAAGACCCGTGAGCCGCTGCCGTCAGCGCCCTCGCCAGAGATCGGCAGAAGTAAAAAGAAACCTGTCGGAGGAGTCAGTCTTTTTGGAGGCATCAACATTCTTGCCAACAAGCAGACAAAGAGCCCTTTGGACGACGTTGACAATGACGACAGTTTCCTCTCTGACGACAGCACACTACCAAAtgacaaggaggaggagaaaaaggaagagaaagtcAAAATAAACACTGTTAGTCTATttgatgatgaggaggaagatgaatcGGAATGGAATGAGCCGATAGTCACACCTAGTAAACCCACAGCAAGCGACACACTAAAG ccTACAGAGGAGCGACCACAAGCAAAGAGCACAGGGGTGTTTCAGGATGAGGAGCTGCTCTTCAGTCAGACGCAGCAGAAGGACAACGACCCGGATGTTGACCTCTTTGCCACTTCAGGGAAAGCTGCG AGCTCCAAGCTCAGCTCAGTGAAGCCAGCAGCACAAAGTCTGTTTgcagatgaggatgaggatgaccTCTTCAGCTCTATCAAGCAAAAAGCTCCTTCTCCG GCAGTAGCAGAGAAGCCCAGTAAACCTAATGACAGAGCACCACTAGCAAGTCCAGAATCTGTATCAGAGATTCAG AAACCTGCACCACGCCCTGTAAAACCTAAAGATTCCTCATCAAGGATTGGGAAACTTCAA GCCAATCTGATGATCAACCCTGCTGCGTTGCTCCCTGGTGCTGTCCCCAGTATGCCAGGGGCCATTAGTTCCTCCTCTGGGGTGTCCAGCCTGAGCCCCAGCCCTGCCACAACTCCTGTAGGAGCCCAGACGGACCGTGATGGAGGAGTGAGCTTCGACACCCCAGTCCAGGTTGCAACACTACAGAGCGCACACAAG AACCGTGCCAAAGGTTCTTTACAACGGAGACCCCAGTCCAGAGTAGGGAGGCAGCTAGCAGCCCAACGATCTTCAACGGATAAAGAAGAAGAGGCGGTGGGTGGAGATGTTCCTCGACTGAACCCCATTCTGTCGGGTTTAGCCTTACCTCCACCAGACAAGTCCAGCCAGACGAGAGCAAGTCCAACACTACCTAACTCAGCTGCGTCCGCAGCCTTGCCTGCCCCCTCACCTGCTCTGTCATCTGTCTCTGAAATCTCCAGACCCTCTGTACTGACACTGCCAGTGTCCGCAAACGCTGCACAGAAAGACTCCAGTAAAGACAGCAGCAGTAGCAAGGTGCTGCCGTTTTCTGATGAGGAGGACCTGTTTGGCTCTGACAATCTGTTTGGGGCCACTTCAGTCACTAACACACCGTCCACCAGACAAACTACCAAGACTACACAACCTCAGGccactagtagtagtagtagtagtagtagtagtagtagtagtagtagtagtagtagtagtggggTGAAGACAGACACAACCACTCCTCCATCTATTTTTGATGCCAACACTGATGACCTTTTCCAAAAGATGAAACCAAGGTCAACTACTAAGAAAGCCAAGGCCTTGTCCTATTTGGAAGAGGATGACGATGATGAGGACATCTTTGGAGTGAGCAACCGCTCTACTCCCACATCCACAAGTAGTAAAGAAATCAAGAATGGCAGTAGTTTTTCAAAGCAGGACATCTTCCAG GATGAAGTAGCCACAGTGCATGAAGTTCACAAGAAGCACAAAGAGAAGACCCTTGATGCCAGGTTGTTCGATGACAACATAGACATTTTTGCTGACCTGACGGACACTTTCAAACCAAAACAGAAGTCCAAGACAAAGGGAGAGACCAAGTCCATATTTGATGATGACATGG ATGACATTTTCTCACCAAGCCCAGCGAAACCAGTCACGAAGGCTCCCCATAAATCAAAGAAAACACCACCGTCTCAGGAGACCAGTACAGCAGCGGATTCAAGCAACATATTTGATGATCCACTTAATGCTCTCGGTGGGAACTGA
- the washc2c gene encoding WASH complex subunit 2 isoform X2 has product MSGLPGGIANGPNRSEHLKKDVQIWERPWTLEEMRQNSANWSLAADSGLFLFLQDFSQRMLSKTHDIEKQLDSLIRDTKNTDSCLHSVFNDFLMLSNTQFIENRVYDEEVEETIPKAEALEKQPEQEKTREQKEAELIPKMQEAVNHGLRVLESAFEHLDIKAGNSDSEDEEVPDRLEAILEPKDLYVDRPLPYLIGSQAFMEQEDVGLGDLSSDEMSVDSDRDSVVESEDGKDAHSDEDFNQEENEGHNNIRKKSSMLSYDDDEEEEDEDSDIFGESDRDEDDDDTKNTGQSSFADELAARIKGEPVNKPEGDRASLTSKKKSKSRKETKPAKPEAEDDSDDMFKPPKMDDDDFSPFGGKSGLFSGGKGLFDDEDEGDLFSDAPNPPVSQEKRVLNESMKSPAQTAESNKPAKKIPVGGVSIFPDNTLFSSGNKSDSVESKENGTPAPKINAASKHVPTAAGVGGGGGGGLFDEEEDEDEDDDFFSGKSLNKSDSAGQMKPKKAIDLFDEDDEGGDIFSEKYSAPTPSQSKKKIVEEQVKPPEKKLPAGAISMFGPETQSLLSEGLKKRQPSTSEESEKSEESGPPPDAAKAAVKQTRKPLTRGLFSDDEDTQGSPTIPRSQSKPEPTSLGKTSGLSLLFDDEEEEDLFASAAKSKAKPNQTKASTPQPSKAVSSSLFSDDEDQWMSSESSAGKPEVKTGGMKPSASAPSSLPSATMSHKSSLFDNDDDDLFTPTTESSQKFQRVALLFEDEGNDDDDEDKGSLFGIKPAVDTNAAAPTPAVASQSSSPLEKSEEVLVSGLAEEDKPSEQQKPATKTREPLPSAPSPEIGRSKKKPVGGVSLFGGINILANKQTKSPLDDVDNDDSFLSDDSTLPNDKEEEKKEEKVKINTVSLFDDEEEDESEWNEPIVTPSKPTASDTLKPTEERPQAKSTGVFQDEELLFSQTQQKDNDPDVDLFATSGKAASSKLSSVKPAAQSLFADEDEDDLFSSIKQKAPSPAVAEKPSKPNDRAPLASPESVSEIQKPAPRPVKPKDSSSRIGKLQANLMINPAALLPGAVPSMPGAISSSSGVSSLSPSPATTPVGAQTDRDGGVSFDTPVQVATLQSAHKNRAKGSLQRRPQSRVGRQLAAQRSSTDKEEEAVGGDVPRLNPILSGLALPPPDKSSQTRASPTLPNSAASAALPAPSPALSSVSEISRPSVLTLPVSANAAQKDSSKDSSSSKVLPFSDEEDLFGSDNLFGATSVTNTPSTRQTTKTTQPQATSSSSSSSSSSSSSSSSSSGVKTDTTTPPSIFDANTDDLFQKMKPRSTTKKAKALSYLEEDDDDEDIFGVSNRSTPTSTSSKEIKNGSSFSKQDIFQDEVATVHEVHKKHKEKTLDARLFDDNIDIFADLTDTFKPKQKSKTKGETKSIFDDDMDDIFSPSPAKPVTKAPHKSKKTPPSQETSTAADSSNIFDDPLNALGGN; this is encoded by the exons ATGAGCGGGTTGCCGGGGGGAATAGCAAATGGCCCAAACCGGAGTGAACACTTAAAGAAAGATGTTCAGATTTGGGAGAGACCCTGGACTCTTGAAGAGATGCGGCAGAACAGTGCCAACTGGTCCTTGGCAGCCGACTCGGGG CTCTTCCTGTTCCTCCAAGACTTCTCCCAGAGAATGCTGTCAAAGACGCATGATATTGAAAAGCAGTTGGACAGTCTGATCCGTGACACCAAGAACACAGATAGCTGCTTGCACTCTGTCTTTAACGACTTTCTCATGCTTTCCAATACACAgtttatagaaaat AGAGTGTATGATGAAGAGGTAGAAGAGACTATTCCCAAAGCTGAGGCTTTGGAGAAGCAGCCTGAGCAG GAGAAGACTCGAGAGCAGAAAGAGGCAGAGTTGATCCCAAAGATGCAGGAAGCTGTAAACCATGGTCTGAGAGTGCTTGAGTCAGCCTTTGAGCATCTGGACATCAAAGCAGGAAACTCTGATTCAGAGGACGAGGAGGTCCCCGACAGACTGGAGGCCATCCTGGAACCGAAG GATCTTTATGTGGATAGGCCACTTCCATATCTGATTGGTTCCCAGGCCTTCATGGAACAGGAGGACGTTGGACTTGGTGACCTCTCAAGTGATG AAATGTCAGttgacagtgacagagacagtGTTGTTGAGAGCGAAGACGGCAAAGATGCA CATTCAGATGAGGACTTTAATCAGGAGGAGAATGAAGGTCACAATAATATTAGGAAG AAGTCATCCATGTTGAGTTATGacgatgatgaagaggaggaggatgaggattcAGACATATTCGGAGAATCGGACAGGGACGAGGATGACGACGACACAAAG AACACAGGACAATCGTCTTTTGCTGATGAGCTGGCAGCCCGAATCAAAGGTGAACCAGTTAACAAGCCAGAAGGAGATCGCGCAT CATTGACATCtaagaagaaaagtaaaagcagGAAAGAAACAAAGCCTGCAAAGCCAGAGG CCGAAGACGACAGCGATGACATGTTTAAGCCACCGAAGATGGATGATGATGACTTCTCCCCATTTGGAGGGAAAAGTGGCCTCTTCAGTGGAGGGAAAGGCCTGTTTGACGATGAAGACGAG GGTGATCTGTTCTCTGATGCACCGAACCCTCCTGTGTCCCAAGAGAAAAGGGTGTTGAATGAAAGCATGAAAAGCCCAGCTCAAACTGCAG aaTCTAACAAACCTGCAAAGAAGATTCCAGTGGGTGGCGTTTCAATATTCCCAG ATAACACTTTGTTCAGTTCAGGGAATAAATCTGATTCAGTAGAGAGCAAAGAGAACGGGACTCCAGCTCCTAAGATCAATGCTGCCTCCAAACACGTTCCTACAGCAGctggtgttggtggtggaggaggaggtgggctgtttgatgaagaggaggatgaggacgaGGATGATGACTTCTTCAGTGGTAAAAGCCTGAACAAGTCTGATtctg CTGGACAGATGAAGCCCAAGAAAGCTATTGACCTTTTCGATGAAGACGATGAGGGTGGTGACATATTCAGTGAAAAGTACAGCGCGCCAACTCCATCTCAGAGCAAGAAGAAGATAGTGGAAGAGCAGGTTAAACCACCTGAGAAAAAG CTGCCAGCAGGGGCCATCTCTATGTTTGGACCCGAGACTCAAAGCTTGCTCAGCGAGGGCCTGAAAAAACGTCAGCCATCTACCAGCGAGGAGTCTGAGAAATCTGAGGAG AGCGGGCCGCCTCCAGATGCTGCGAAGGCTGCTGTCAAGCAGACTCGGAAACCCCTGACCAGAGGCCTCTTCTCTGATGACGAAGACACCCAG GGATCTCCAACTATCCCTCGGAGCCAGTCTAAGCCTGAACCTACAAGCCTGGGCAAAACCAGCGGtttgtcattattatttgatgatgaggaagaagag GATCTTTTTGCATCCGCAGCGAAGTCTAAAGCAAAACCTAATCAAACTAAAGCCTCCACACCTCAACCCAGTAAGGCTGTGTCCAGCTCCCTCTTCAGTGATGATGAG GACCAGTGGATGAGTTCTGAAAGTAGTGCGGGGAAGCCAGAGGTGAAGACAGGAGGGATGAAGCCCAGTGCCAGTGCCCCCTCCAGTCTCCCCAGTGCCACAATGTCTCACAAAAGCAGCCTctttgataatgatgatgatgacctGTTTACTCCAACAACAGAGTCAAG TCAGAAGTTTCAGAGAGTGGCTCTCTTGTTTGAAGATGAgggtaatgatgatgatgatgaagataaagGATCCCTCTTTGGCATCAAACCTGCTGTCGACACAAACGCTGCAGCCCCA ACACCTGCTGTGGCCTCTCAGTCGTCCTCCCCGTTAGAGAAATCAGAGGAGGTTTTAGTTTCCGGGCTTGCAGAGGAGGACAAGCCTTCAGAGCAGCAGAAACCGGCAACAAAGACCCGTGAGCCGCTGCCGTCAGCGCCCTCGCCAGAGATCGGCAGAAGTAAAAAGAAACCTGTCGGAGGAGTCAGTCTTTTTGGAGGCATCAACATTCTTGCCAACAAGCAGACAAAGAGCCCTTTGGACGACGTTGACAATGACGACAGTTTCCTCTCTGACGACAGCACACTACCAAAtgacaaggaggaggagaaaaaggaagagaaagtcAAAATAAACACTGTTAGTCTATttgatgatgaggaggaagatgaatcGGAATGGAATGAGCCGATAGTCACACCTAGTAAACCCACAGCAAGCGACACACTAAAG ccTACAGAGGAGCGACCACAAGCAAAGAGCACAGGGGTGTTTCAGGATGAGGAGCTGCTCTTCAGTCAGACGCAGCAGAAGGACAACGACCCGGATGTTGACCTCTTTGCCACTTCAGGGAAAGCTGCG AGCTCCAAGCTCAGCTCAGTGAAGCCAGCAGCACAAAGTCTGTTTgcagatgaggatgaggatgaccTCTTCAGCTCTATCAAGCAAAAAGCTCCTTCTCCG GCAGTAGCAGAGAAGCCCAGTAAACCTAATGACAGAGCACCACTAGCAAGTCCAGAATCTGTATCAGAGATTCAG AAACCTGCACCACGCCCTGTAAAACCTAAAGATTCCTCATCAAGGATTGGGAAACTTCAA GCCAATCTGATGATCAACCCTGCTGCGTTGCTCCCTGGTGCTGTCCCCAGTATGCCAGGGGCCATTAGTTCCTCCTCTGGGGTGTCCAGCCTGAGCCCCAGCCCTGCCACAACTCCTGTAGGAGCCCAGACGGACCGTGATGGAGGAGTGAGCTTCGACACCCCAGTCCAGGTTGCAACACTACAGAGCGCACACAAG AACCGTGCCAAAGGTTCTTTACAACGGAGACCCCAGTCCAGAGTAGGGAGGCAGCTAGCAGCCCAACGATCTTCAACGGATAAAGAAGAAGAGGCGGTGGGTGGAGATGTTCCTCGACTGAACCCCATTCTGTCGGGTTTAGCCTTACCTCCACCAGACAAGTCCAGCCAGACGAGAGCAAGTCCAACACTACCTAACTCAGCTGCGTCCGCAGCCTTGCCTGCCCCCTCACCTGCTCTGTCATCTGTCTCTGAAATCTCCAGACCCTCTGTACTGACACTGCCAGTGTCCGCAAACGCTGCACAGAAAGACTCCAGTAAAGACAGCAGCAGTAGCAAGGTGCTGCCGTTTTCTGATGAGGAGGACCTGTTTGGCTCTGACAATCTGTTTGGGGCCACTTCAGTCACTAACACACCGTCCACCAGACAAACTACCAAGACTACACAACCTCAGGccactagtagtagtagtagtagtagtagtagtagtagtagtagtagtagtagtagtagtggggTGAAGACAGACACAACCACTCCTCCATCTATTTTTGATGCCAACACTGATGACCTTTTCCAAAAGATGAAACCAAGGTCAACTACTAAGAAAGCCAAGGCCTTGTCCTATTTGGAAGAGGATGACGATGATGAGGACATCTTTGGAGTGAGCAACCGCTCTACTCCCACATCCACAAGTAGTAAAGAAATCAAGAATGGCAGTAGTTTTTCAAAGCAGGACATCTTCCAG GATGAAGTAGCCACAGTGCATGAAGTTCACAAGAAGCACAAAGAGAAGACCCTTGATGCCAGGTTGTTCGATGACAACATAGACATTTTTGCTGACCTGACGGACACTTTCAAACCAAAACAGAAGTCCAAGACAAAGGGAGAGACCAAGTCCATATTTGATGATGACATGG ATGACATTTTCTCACCAAGCCCAGCGAAACCAGTCACGAAGGCTCCCCATAAATCAAAGAAAACACCACCGTCTCAGGAGACCAGTACAGCAGCGGATTCAAGCAACATATTTGATGATCCACTTAATGCTCTCGGTGGGAACTGA